The Nicotiana sylvestris chromosome 6, ASM39365v2, whole genome shotgun sequence genomic sequence ACGCCATCCGATAATGAGAACTTGAATCTTAACCCATGCTATTCTTACCTTAATCCCACATTATCTGCCAAAAACCCTAGAAATCATCTTCCCATACCAAGAAtaattctcatattttcattCTCCCCGGGCCCCACTTCCACACACTTTGTCATATATATCATCCAACTTTCACATGCTTTGTGATGTATATTACCTCTCATTCACATCCTTTCACAAGTTGTATTTGCCCTGACGATAGATGTGCTGACGCGACACATTCAAAGGGAAGtgtcatggtgtatgttatttgcagaTGACGCAATACTAATTGAAGTAGAAGTAAACGCGAAGCTTGATAGTCAAGTCTAACCCCAAGAGAAATAGTTCCAAGTATCTTGGGTTTTTATCCAGGGtaacggggagattgacgaggatctCACTCATCGTATTGGAgcggggtggatgaagtggaggctcaCATCTGATTTTTGTGGGATAAGAGCGCGCCATTAAGACTTAAAAGGGTAACTTTTACATAGTGTTGGTttgaccgactatgttgtatggggctgagtatTGGCTAGACAAGAAATCCCATGTTTAGCAGATGGAAGTGGCAGAAATGAGGATGTCGAGATGGATGTGCGAGCATAACAGGAAAGATAATATTAGGAAGGAAGTTATTCGGGATAAGGTGGGAGTGGCCCCTAAGAACAACAAGATGCGGGAATCGAGGCTGAAGTGGTTTGGACATGTGAAGAGGTGTAGCATAGGTGCCCCGGTTAGGAGTTGTGAGAGGTGGACCACGTCGGATCTGAAGAAGGGTAGAGGTACGCCCAAGAAGTACGGGAGataggtgattaggcaggacatgacaTTGCTTCAACTTTTTGAGGACATGATCCTCGATAGGAAGGTGTGGATGTCGAGAATTAGGGTTGAAGGTTGACAGGTAGTCAAGAGTTTCTTATTCATAGATCTCTATTTCTATCTGCTATATTGTTCGATTCTGTTATCTTATTTCCTTGTTGTTTTTATTGTTTGTTGCTTCCTTTCCAATGTCCCTTGAGCCGAAGGTTCtagtggaaacagcctctctacctttacaaggtaagggtaaggtctacatacatattaccctccccagaccctacttgtgggattacactaggtttgtcattgttgttgtcatgtaTAATAGTTGTTTTACCTAAGGTCTTTCACATGTATAAGGGGACCCACTTGTAGATAAGTTTGTCTTGTAATAACCTCCTAGCTCCTATATAAAGGAGGCTATGTAGTACTTGGAAGATCATCTAGTAATCATTGTAAATCTTTTTAATATATTATATATGAGTTCCTtctaaatttttcttttattcttttttccgAAATGGATGGAAAGGCCGATGCTTATATGAAAATGGAATAAGAATACTCTAAGAAAGTTAGCTGGTTGTATTACAAACGTTTTCTGAGTTATAACAGCTAACGATGGTTGTAGTGCAAAAGTTTTCCGAGTTGCGTAGCTTGGCAAGCCATCCTTTGGATGTTGAAGTCGGCCCATTGGTAGGAAAACTTTTGTGACTACAAGCAAATTTACTGTTTACGTATCTTGGCAAGTTATCCTCCCAATGTTGAAGCCATCCCATTTGTAGGAAAACTTTCGTATCTGTaattaatagcctgtttggccaagcttctccaagTTGAAAAGCACTTATTTTtcaaaaagtgtttttttttttcaaagttgaaatGTTTGGCCAagatttagaaaaaaaaaagtacttttgaggagaagcagaagcagttttggagaagcaggaAAAAGTAGCTTCTTCCCAGAAGTACTTCtttgagaaaaatacatttaaaagtactttttaaaagcttggccaaatacaaATTGATGCTTAgaagtacttttcaaattaattagccaaacagaAACTGCttttcaccaaaagtacttttgaaaaaaagcacttctcaaaataagctgattttccagattggccaaacaggctataagttaACTTAGTTGTTTCTTACTTTGTTATTATTTTGACGGAGTATTGACTTTCAAGCATTGGTATCATTTGGATTATCGGGTGCATGACATTGTAGGTTTCTCACATTGACAATAAGGAAAACCATGAGCTTCTAAGTTTGATACATTTTGCTTAAAACCTTTTGAACGGAGTGTTAAAAGAAGAAATTTCAATAGTATGCCTCTCGTGTCAGCCATGAATCATTGTGGGCATATTGGGCTCTTGGATTCTACATTGATGCCCTTGTCTGTCTGCAAAGATTCTTGAAAGATGAGGCCTACCTTCTCTTTGCCCCACTAAGGTGCACCTAACATTGCACCTAATCCCTGGAAAAGCATTGTGTATAGCCACCTCTTCAATTTTCTTGCTTCTTTTCTTCGATGATTTATGTAAAGACCTATCTAGTTGAAGCTCTGAATCAACCTTGGATAGTCTCCAGCACTATGAGAGTTTGAACCAATGAAATGTGAGCTTCACACTGTTTTTGCTTGTAATTCCTTGTTTCCAAAAGCTTAATCCTAATTAATCCTAGACTAGATCAAGTTCTGTAGCTATATGATAAAATCTATCTGTTTGTGGTGATTCTTCTCAGATGCTGGATGGCTCGCAAACACTCTTATCCCATGAAGAGCTCAAGAAAAAATTTGATCAAGAAGGTAGCAATTGGTCTCGTGTTCTTAGCTTAGAGTTTGGGCATGTTTCATTTATGTAGTTTTGCTTTCCTGCTATTTTTAGTCTTATTGAATATTAGATCTCATAAAAACTGTGAGCCATATGTGAAAGAGGGCGTGCTTGTTTGAGGCGGGTTCAAGACCTGAGGCTACCATGAAGCTCAGGTTGGGTGCTTCAGTGTAAGCTCCTCATTGCAAAGGCTTGCCGCTCATTGCCTATAGGCAGTCCGGCACCTCCTTTAAGAGGGCAACACTACAATAAATATAGTCGGCAAAAATGGAACATTTATTGTTAACAACATTTTCCTTGGTTATTAGAAAAAAGATTTGCAAATTTAGTATATAAAACGTAATATTTACGAAAAGAACTTAACATTTACATGTAAATCAGAAAATATGAAATAGTATGTTAACTTAATTGACTTGATTTTTTCTTCATATATTTCTCTTaattatagttttttttttaaataatctaTTCTCCATATAACAACTGCGTGTATATTAGTTATTGTTTCTTGCATTAAATacatttttctttgtttcttagcAATTTTTTCCCACTAAAACcatgctttaattgtattttGTGCTTTAAGCCCCCGATATATTTTGGTGTTTTTCTATGCTTTTTGCCTCTAACAGTcatggcaaaaaaaaaaaaaaaaaagcaaaagagctTGGTTTACATATTTAGGTGTTCTTGAGTTTGCTCGTGTTGTTTTCTTCTTCCACTTGCGTTGATGCATTATCTGGCATTGGAGGAGTAAAATGTTATTGCATTTAATGCAATTATGGCACATTGAAAAGGTTCCCCTTTGAAATGAAGAGTTGGCACTTCTTCATTTGGTAATGTGATTTTTCTTTAATCATGGATTGTATATAATTTGGACATGCCGTGCCCTTTAGGTAAATATGCTTCAAATACTTGGTTCTTTTGGCAGGTATCTCTTTGGACAAGCCTGTTGGTACTTCTTGTGGCACCGGTGTAACTGCTTGCATACTTGCATTGGTTAGTTgaacactctctctctctctcccccccTCTCCCCCCTGCATATCCCCCCCTCCCCTCTTATGTGGCTACTCCATTGTCGCAAAAGAGGGGTGACCTCAATGTTTGTTCATCTCTTTAGGGCCTCCACCGATTAGGGAAGACTGACGTTCCAGTCTATGATGGTTCGTGGACAGAATGGGGAGCCCATCCAGATACCCCCGTCTCCACATCTGAAACATGAAGAAAATGCTCTCAAGAGAGATGTTCGTAAGGTCTGCTTTGTTTTTATTGGTGAACTTCGATGATTGTGAATCTAGATCCATTTCTTAATTGTTGGTGTAACAAACAGTCATTGTATTGTTGAATGACAGGGATAAGAAATATTCCTCAATTGTACGAACTACCTTAATTTTACCTTGTGTTATATTTTGGAGCAACTTGTCTCGTATTTTTCCCTGATCTTAATGAGGTCAAACGTGGATTGGAGAGCTTTGAGCCCGATCAAAATCTTTGCAATAGTTTAAATTATCCTTCCGTTATACCTCGGTTAAGTTTTTTTTAATCATTAAATCTTTTTGGAAAGTTTTGGAATTTTATCTACAAGTGGGAAACTCATGCATCATCTAGTATATGGCATAGGAGATGACGAgcttttgttcttaatttgaaatttgaatgatCCCCTATCTAGTTAGACGCTAATTAGTACTTGAGGGGGGAAGGTTTTTGTCTTCTTCAAATTGAGTAGTCTTGATTTTTTAATGCAGTGTTATCtaaggcgcgcttaaagcacgCTTAAGCCCTAAagcgaggctcaaaacatgttgagcgCGTTGCCTCGCTTAGCTGGCGCTTCAATGTTGTCTTCAAGGCTCTAAGGCATACTTTTCCTTGCCAATGAGCGTAATCCTGAAGAGGCAACACTAAACAATTGATATTTtactttataatttatttttttttaatttctttctcCATATATTTGGTATTCATGCTTATAGATATTAATCTTAGACTACACATATATATTTGTAGTTTTTCTTCATTTGCGCCTTTCTTTATTAAAGCACACGCTTTATTTGCGATTTGAGCTTAAAGCCTCAATAGACCTTAGAATATTTttgcgcttttcgcctttgataacactgttTTAATGAATCCTAATTGTTAGGAGTACCATTTTCTATTATGGAGGTGTATACAAGTAGTTGTGAGTTCGACGCTAATTAGTACTTGagggggttgctctgatggtacaCACCCTCCACTTCCAAcgaagaggttgtgagttcgagtcaccccaagaacaaggtggggagttcttggagggaagaatgccgagggtctattggaaataatATCTCTATCCGAGGGTCTATGTGTaatctgcgtacacattacccttccCAGATCCCACACATGTTTCTTTTGAGTTAACGACTGACTCGAGGAGAATGAGAAGACAGCTTTGGCAGAGCTTGAGTAAGTGATTTTGGGGACCAATACCGTAGAAAAAGCCAAGAAGATGAGGCCGTGAAGGCAAAGGAAGCCGATGCAAATGCGAAAGAAATGGATGTGTATGGGGTCTTTGGAAACAAATACATGGACCCCTAAAACCTTCTGAGTAGAAGAAAATCAGAAGGATTGAGGCTACATGTGATAACAAAGGAGATTCAGGAACTTGGCGATTCATTTACTTCAAACATAAATCTGACTACAGAGTACATGCCATATAGCTTCTGGCAGTGCAAGATGTTAGCAACATATTGTTATGGGACTTGACTGTTGGTTTGGAAGGTGAATTACAAAAAGGTAATGAAGGCTCTTACACCATAATTGTGAAGAGGAAAAGGAGATATATAGGTTGGAGGAGATTCTATTCGTAAATCTTATAGTAAGAACAAAGAACCTGGCAAGGGTGTCCTCATTAAGTACTTATACCATAGAGGAGTGGTGACGTGTCATAGTTACTTACGTTGTTTAGGCAGTTATAGAGTGAAATAAATACTGATTCTCTAACTACCTATCCACTTCCTCATTATTGTGTTACTAGTTCCTGTCACATGCAAGTAATATTGAAGGTATGGCATATGAATCATATAAACCTGTAGTGTACTGAGTAGCAGAAAATTTAGAGGGAAAAAATACAAGCTGAAATTAATGAGCAGTCGGCCTATTCTTTATTGAACGAGACAAATGATTTGATATTGTCAGAACCTACAAAATTGAACAATTAAATTTGGTTAGGTAGGTAAAATATATAAAGATTTATATTTTGATATTATTAGGTGCCAACATGTAATATATTCGAATTCTACATAATACTTCCTACTAGACGATGTTCTTAGTATTCCAATAAAACTAATGCCCCGAGTTACACAAATACCCATTTTCGCGCTTGGAAGAGTAATTGCGTATTGATAAAGAAAGTAAATACAAGGATAAAGAGAAATGATATAAATCCCAATAACTGACCCTTGCATAAAATATAATGTAACAGTTACAGTTGTTATGCGTGACCACTGACTGCATCGTTTTAGAATGCCAGGAATCAACTCATTCATTAACCATTAACAAAGCAAACTCTCTGATTATTTCTTTAGTTTTCTTTTGCCAAGAGAGGAGTACTGGGGAAACATAAACACCTAATGGAAGTCAATCCAAAAAATTAGATCAAAGAGAAAGGTAACAATCAATGAAAAAGAATTGACTAAAACAATTTGCACATCCCATTCTTGTAGCATGCACATCCCAAGTTTGAAGTTTTACTTAGcaaaatcaaaataataataataataataattctggAACTTTTAATAAAACCCATTATTATCCAAAGACTAGATTTCAAATACTCACAAGTTAGTCAATTTGCTTGATTATAATAAAGTTGATATTTCTACAATTCATTGTCCGATATGATTAATAACAGTAAAGAGAATTTGGATAAATAAGGGTATGCAGTTTCATGAATACTCATAGGAAGTAACACGGAAAATGAACACTTGTTAATCTGCAGCTTTCCTCCGCATGCCAAAAATTATAAACTTACAAAATGTACGTATAAATTTGAAAAGCCAAgcgtgaaaaaaagaaaagaataaagatGTTCAAACAAGAAAACTAATTGAAAGGTTCCCCTCGAATACATGATACATGTATTGGAACTTCAAACGTTGATTCTTAAATCTGCAAAGACTATACGTTGCCAACTCCTTTATAACAAACCAGTAATTAATCAGTAACTAAAGCAATAGACATCAACCACTGGAAAGATCTGTATTATTATCAAAAAGCAGAGTACCCTTGCCCTGTACTGCCACAAAATGAGAGCCCAGCATACGCTTATTACAGTTTGATCCACCTCGCTACACCACTCTTTAACACTCATCTTAATCCGCTAGTATCAAAATTCAAACAGAACAATTACAAAAAGCGAAAAGAGGGAAGAGCATAAATATTGCTTAAGCATCATCGAGGGCAAGGACCCCAGGAAGCTGCTTCCCCTCCAAAAGCTCCAAGCTGGCACCCCCTCCAGTTGAAATGTGACTCATCTTGTCTGCAAGTCCCACCTTTTCAACGGCGGCAACAGAATCACCACCCCCTATGATTGTTGTTACTCCTTTTCCACTAAGCTCTGCCAGTTTTTTCGCAATAGCCTGGATTATATATGCCAAAAGAGATTATACATGCAGTCAACATCAATTAACGAAAGGAAGCATTCTACGCTGCCTCAAAACTCTACACCAGAAAAATAATCCTATTGGCACATAACCTCATTGGCACAACTAAACGAGATCTTCGATTTATACCTCTGTTCCAGCAGCAAAATTTTCAAACTCAAATACTCCCATAGGTCCATTCCATATGATAGTTTTGGTGGTATCCAAAGCTTCGCCAAAAGACTTGATAGCATCAGGTCCAATATCTAACCCCATCCAGCCATCAGGAATTTCAGATGCTGGAACAATCTGAAAGGCCAAAGAAAAAAGGATCAGTCATAAACAGTTAAGACAGTGACTATAAGTAGAATAAGATACCATTGCCAAAAAAGCCGTTTACCTTGCTGTTGGCATCAGCAGAAAACTTGTCTGCTATCACTACATCAGCAGGAAGCAATAAAGATACACCTTTTGCCTTTGCCTTTTCAATAAGTGATGTTGCTAGATCAAGCTTGTCCTCCTCCACAAGTGAGGATCCAACAGAGTATCCTTGGGCCTTGTAGAAAGTAAAGATCATACCTCCACCAAGCAATAACACGTTAACCTTCTCCAAAAGTGACTCTATCACGCCAATCTTACTTGAAACCTTTGAACCACCAACAATGGCAGCAAATGGCTTCTGTGGGTTTGATACAGCTCCGACAAGATAGTCGAGTTCCTAAAAGCATCATGATTCGGGGTAAgaaataaagataaaagaaaattaaGACACCTACAAGGCAGTAAAAGAGTTCCAGCCTAATACACAAAACTGTGTTAACCACTATTGACTATTCAATATTGTGCTAGAAAGGTCAACATACTGATTTCGATAACTGTTATGTCTTTTATGACTTATTCGTGATACTTCTGTATTTTATAATTAACTGAGCAAGAAAAATATTGTGCTGGACGATTGAGCTAATCTTAGTGCATGCTTGTTCCCGACCTGCCAAATTTTCTTCTTACATTTCACGGTCCAAAGTAATTTGTACCTTTTGCATAAGGAATCCAGCAACTGCCGGTTTCAAGTACTTAGCAACCCCTTCTGTGGAAGCATGTGCTCTGTGTGCAGTCCCAAAGGCATCATTGACATACAAATCTGCAAGAGACGCCAGCTTCTTTGCAAACTCGGGTTCATTCTTCTCCTCTTCTTTATAGAATCTCACATTTTCCAGTAGCAGAACTCCTCCTTCTGGTATTTCGGCAACCAACTTCTCAACTTCTGGACCAATGCAATCATCTGCCATCTTGACCTGTGGGTAAAATTGGAGTACGACAACCTCTTTAGACAGCCCTAGAAGAAACAATTACCAAGAAAGATAACCAGAAACAGAACGTGAAACAGACCTCAAGTCCCAATAGCTCTGACAGTCTTGGTACAAGTGGCTTCAAGCTGTATTTTGGAGTGACACCTTTTGGACGACCCTGGAACCAGCAATTCAATAATCAGAAAACAGATACACGGAGAACTAAAAGATAGAGAAACTTCACTAACAGGAGATGGTAAAAATAATTTACAATAAAAATGCAGAATTATCACAAACAAAGTCCAAATAGAACTTTCAACTACTGAAACGAGCAAAGCTTGGATGTCCTTTTGTACCTCCATATTGGTTAGCTAGACCTTCTATCTACGTTGCGTCCCATTCAAGTGACCTCCAGATTACTTTGTTTCTCTTTTCCCTTGAGATAACATTCTCTTCACGACCTTTTCCTTTCTATCTTCCCACATGATTATAACCTCTTTACCAGCTTTCCTTTAGGCCAAGACTGAGTCCCTCTTTTGCATTCCTTAAATTTTCTCTTGTAGTAACTTTTTTATAAATAGATTTTTATTCTTAGACACTTTTAAGTTGAAGCttagagatagaagaaagggGAAGGCATGTATACACTGGAAGTGAGCTAAAAACAATTTTAACCAGATGTTGGTATGCCGACAAAAGTAAGACGGTGGGGTTCATTTTATCGTGTTTGATTGCAATTATTTGCTTGAAGCTTTGCCGGTAACGTAAATACTAACCAAACTAATGTAAGACCCCTTTCCTTTTTATCCTTCCAATCCTATCCCAACACCAAATACCCTCTAatctatttctttcttttctatgcCAAACTAGACATGAGCAAGAGAAAGGCTTTCTCTTTCCTCTTGTTCCATTCTTTCTCTAACCTCCAAACCATAAGACAATGAGGAAACATTTACCAAAGAGAAAAATCTATTAGAAAATACCCATTAACCAACAGGTcctgatcaaaatatgaaactcaCACATACTATAAACACTCGACATGCATAAGTGACAATACACAAGTAATTACAAAATAAACTTGACAATATAGAGAAAAAGGGAATTTAGAAACCGAAAATCTACTATGGATTTAAGTCATATATACTGACAATATAAAGATTTTTTACACTATTAGTATATTTTTAATCTAAGATAGCAGCCAGCAGGTTAGTTGTCCTTTTAACCATGTTATTAATTAATACTTATCATTTAGATTTATCTGTAGCTACCTAAGAAATGACAATCTTACATAGATTTACCTGTAACTACCTTAAAAGCAATGCAGAGGTAAAACCTTAATTAAAGGGgttcaaaataaagaaataaacacACGAGGAATCCTAGGTAATTCAACATCTACTATATatagaaaaaataattttgaccTTGTATATAAAATGCAATTTCCGGAGTTTGGATGAACCCCTTGCACCCCCCCCCCTAGTTCCACCCCTTCTTATAAGTGACAATATCATATAATTTACCCGTACCTACCTCATAAAGGACAATCTCATATAGATAAATGACGTGATCGTGTAAATACTGTTACACCGCCAGTCCATAACTTAAACTCATCTATGACATATATTgacaaatatcaacaataacatctcTAAATTGGTACTACTAGAATCGGAGGCTAATGGTAGGAACAGTAGCTCGGATTCTGGTGTCATCAGTAATAAAGCGTAGTAATATTGGAATaatcaaactaaaagaaaagcaaaaggcatTTGGTTTATAATAGCAAAGCTTACAAGATGAGAGGCAAGAATAACATGAGATCCATGTTGCATCAAATACTTAATGGTAGGAACAGCAGCTCGGATTCTGGTGTCATCAGTAATATTGAAGTTGTCATCCAATGGAACATTCAAATCAACTCTCACGAATACTCTCTTCCCTTTCAGATCTGCTTCTTTCAGTGATCCCACACTCTTCTTCACTGCCATTTCGTGAGAATGAAAAACTCAAAATTATGTGATGTTCGTTCGTCGGAGAAACCGATGTGTTTGTGATCAGGGGGAGGATGGAAAGGCTTTTAAACTGTGGGAAAGCGCAGAAGAGGCGGATAGGCTGCTCAAAAGTAGAGGCGGTGGGCTTGGGTTGGGCCACAAGTTATTGGGTTTCTCGAAGTGATGAGGCGTCCTTCTAGAACCTTCTCCAGTTAGTGCCTCAGTGGTCTCCTGGCAGAAATTCAGAAACAGCCATATTTTGAGCTGGTAATTGGAAATAAGCCACACtttcaaaattataataaaatctGTTGGGAAGGAAATAAATAGACATGCATAGCTAAGTAGTAAAGGAGTACTCTATGTGCTGCGGATCGGATCAAGTATAGCAGAGCATCACAAATCTCCAAATATGCTCCTACTCAATTGTTTGGGTACCGCTAGTACCTGCCTCAAAACTTGTACGaaaatatgcagaagtgtagtatgaatacaaATACACTGTACTCAGTAAGCATCAAGTTTAGCCTCAGAGAAGTAGTGGCAAGGGATCGATATCGATACTTACTAACGGTCCAATAATCAGGtgaaaacataaataaaatatgaaGCAAAGCATGGTATCATCAAATAGGCATAAAAGTAAGAGACACACTACATAAGGAATTTAAGCACGCTTTTCATATAAAAAAGATCAAATCATTTATCAAATACCACAATACTTGCATAAATGCATGATGTATGTCAACCAACATTTATATAAAATCCACTATATAAGTCAAAATATACAAATATGCATGCTCGGGGATCTCTTCTCAATACCTCACAACACAAATCCATATGCCTAACATAGGCCATGTGTCCAAATCAAGCGCCAAATTCGAGTGTCTACGCTCACAGGTCCCAAAGTAACATAGATAATCACCTGACTCCGGA encodes the following:
- the LOC104227335 gene encoding phosphoglycerate kinase, cytosolic-like isoform X2, encoding MEGRPKGVTPKYSLKPLVPRLSELLGLEVKMADDCIGPEVEKLVAEIPEGGVLLLENVRFYKEEEKNEPEFAKKLASLADLYVNDAFGTAHRAHASTEGVAKYLKPAVAGFLMQKELDYLVGAVSNPQKPFAAIVGGSKVSSKIGVIESLLEKVNVLLLGGGMIFTFYKAQGYSVGSSLVEEDKLDLATSLIEKAKAKGVSLLLPADVVIADKFSADANSKIVPASEIPDGWMGLDIGPDAIKSFGEALDTTKTIIWNGPMGVFEFENFAAGTEAIAKKLAELSGKGVTTIIGGGDSVAAVEKVGLADKMSHISTGGGASLELLEGKQLPGVLALDDA
- the LOC104227335 gene encoding phosphoglycerate kinase, cytosolic-like isoform X1, whose product is MAVKKSVGSLKEADLKGKRVFVRVDLNVPLDDNFNITDDTRIRAAVPTIKYLMQHGSHVILASHLGRPKGVTPKYSLKPLVPRLSELLGLEVKMADDCIGPEVEKLVAEIPEGGVLLLENVRFYKEEEKNEPEFAKKLASLADLYVNDAFGTAHRAHASTEGVAKYLKPAVAGFLMQKELDYLVGAVSNPQKPFAAIVGGSKVSSKIGVIESLLEKVNVLLLGGGMIFTFYKAQGYSVGSSLVEEDKLDLATSLIEKAKAKGVSLLLPADVVIADKFSADANSKIVPASEIPDGWMGLDIGPDAIKSFGEALDTTKTIIWNGPMGVFEFENFAAGTEAIAKKLAELSGKGVTTIIGGGDSVAAVEKVGLADKMSHISTGGGASLELLEGKQLPGVLALDDA